DNA sequence from the Poecile atricapillus isolate bPoeAtr1 chromosome 4, bPoeAtr1.hap1, whole genome shotgun sequence genome:
GCCATGTGGGTCACAAAGCACCTTTGTAAGCCACTGGCTGCAAAGATCTACCAAAAGCTATAGTGTCTCATGGAAAAATCCAGGTTAATTAGCGGCAGGAGAAGGGATACATCCCTTCACTGTTTTAGCAAGCCGCTCCCTGCCGCGAACCAAAAGCTTCCCGGAGAGGAGGAACCCGCGGCTATTACAATTCGCTGTTCTCCAAGCGCCTATGACTCGCAGACGTCCCGGTCCCCTCGGTTCTGCACCGAAACCGGAATTTCCAGCAGTCTTAAGCTTTTTCCTAGGCAAGGGAAGCCACTCATGCATTCACTGTCGCTACAGTGTCTGTGGCGTGTCCCCTGCGCTGCCCGCCCGCAGTGCTGGACGCGCTCCTCCCGCACACGGGGGGCATTTGGCTGCACCCCAAGGGAAAAGGCAGCGGATAACCCCAAGAATTACCGATTACCGCAAATTGCTAATTACTTAAATTAAGGCCAAGAAGCACCGTACGTCAAAGAGATGGCACTTGAGGCTCTCTGCAGACCCGGGTGCGGTGCCGCAGCTCCAGCCATCAAAGGAACAGCGATGCTCGAGGGCTTTTCCCGGATGAGGCCGCTGAGAGCACTCCAACTGCCCTATATCCATGGAAAAAATCCCTGACCTGCCCGAATCTCCGCGGTAGAGAcctgctccccagcccaccAGAGGGGCGGCCGATCGGCAAGACAAGGCGTATTTTCTCCTGAGCATTATTcggaaaaatgcagaaaatgggTGACGGCTTTCGCTCCCGGCGGCACCTCGGCCTGTCTTGAGGCGAGCCGCCGGGCCCGGGGAGGTCACGGTACGACCGGCGATGCTACGGGAGCCCCCGCGACACCGGGGCTGGGGGGTCACTACAGGAGCGGCGATGCTACCGGAGCCCCCCGCGGTGCCGGCGGCCACCGGGTCTCACCTGGACGAAGGCGATGGGGGTGGTGGTGCCCTCGATGTCCAGCAGGATAGCGCGCACCTCCGCCGGCACCGGCAGCACGcccatggcggcggcggcggcacgTGGGGCGCAGCGGGGacgcgcggcggcggcggcggggagcgCCGCGCCGGCTGTGCCCGCCCACGgagcgcccgccccgccccgccccgccgccgcctgAACGGGGTTTCTGGGTTACGCGTTACAACCCACCCCTGGCCGGCCGGCCCGCCCAGCCCCGGCGCCCGCCCGTCCCGGTGCCCGGTGCGGCGGTGCCCGCGCCCGCCCCAGCAGCGgcaccggcccggcccggcccagcccgcgCGATGGCGGCCGCAGGGCGGCTGCCGCAGCCCCGCCGCGAGCCGCCGGGGGCGCTGCGGCGCCGGGCGGGAAAGCGGCGCTGATTGGCTGCCGGGGCGGGTATATAAGGGAGGCGCAGGCGGTGCCCGGATCTCTTCCGCCGCCATTTTCTGCCGGGCGCAGGTCTCCGCTGTCTCCGCCGCTCGCACGAGCACCCCCGCCGCCCTCGCCCCGCCATGGAGGACTCGACCGAGATGAGCGGCGGCCAGGAGGAGTTCGCCGAGGGCTCCAAGATCAACGCGAGCAAGAACCAGCAGGACGACGGGTAGGGCCGGGGACGTGGCGGGGGGGAGGTGTGGGGGAGTCGCGCGTCCATCTCCGCCGCCCGCCCTGCGGGGGCGGCTCGGTGTCTGGGGAGAGCGcggccttcccttcccgcaccaTGGCCGCGCCCGCCTTTGTGTCCCGGGCGGGTGACCCAGTTTCCGCGGGGCGGGGACACGGACGGGGGGGCGAGCGGGGCCGTGACGTCACCGGCAGCCTAtgggggcgcggggggggctCCCCCGTCGCTCCCTCACCCGTATCCGTACGCGTTTCCCGTCCTCCAGGAAAATGTTCATCGGAGGCCTCAGCTGGGACACCAGCAAGAAGGACCTGACGGAGTATCTCTCGCGGTTTGGCGAGGTTGTGGATTGCACGATCAAAACAGACCCGGTCACTGGAAGGTCGAGGGGGTTTGGGTTCGTGCTCTTCAAGGACGCTGCCAGCGTGGAGAAGGTGGGCGCTTTTCCTGCGGACCGATGGCGTGAAGCCGGCTTGTGTAGCTGTAGCGATCTGAGACTTTGTTCCTTTGTCTGCTTTTTAGGTGTTGGAACTGAAGGAACACAAACTGGATGGGAAGTTAATAGATCCTAAAAGGGCAAAAGCGCTGAAAGGGAAGGAGCCACCCAAAAAAGTGTTTGTTGGTGGGCTGAGTCCAGATACATCTGAAGAACAGATTAAGGAGTACTTTGGTGCTTTTGGCGAGGTATAGTATATTGCCATACAAGAACGCCTCTGATTCTCAAATGTAGTCTCGCCTCTCTCTTGTGAGGAGGGAGTTGGCCAAAACTAGACATAGTTGAATCTATATGTTAATGATTTCATAAAATTGTAGTGGTCTGATTTATAGCTGCCAGAAGTAATTGGTATAGATTCTGCACTGCCAAACAGTTCTGGTGGCATAAAAAATTGCTTACAGATTTCTTGCATTGTTTGTATTCATTTTGATTTCAGATTGAAAACATTGAACTTCCCATGGACACAAAGACGAATGAAAGGAGGGGCTTCTGTTTTATCACATACACAGATGAAGAGCCAGTAAAGAAGTTACTAGAGAGCAGATACCACCAGATTGGTTCAGGCAAGGTGGGAAAACTCTTGTTCTTAGCATGTGAAATCTATCTCTGTAGGCTTCTGTGAAAGCAGCTCATAAAATACTCTTGGAATTCGTGATAAGTTAACGGATTTCTGTCCTTACAGTGTGAGATCAAAGTAGCGCAGCCCAAAGAAGTGtacagacagcagcagcagcagcagaaaggagggaaaagcaaTTCTTCTGGTGGACGTGGAGGCGGAAGGGGGCGTGGACGGGGTGAGTGTTTTCAATGGTTCTATTAATGTAAGTACTTACCAAACACTCAGGTGTTTGTAGATATTCCAGGTTGCAGACTGTGTGCAGATCTCACACTTAAATCAAATGTGTGAAGTAGGCTGGTAGTACATGGTGGTTTGGTGGTTATGGTTGCTTGTTGGAGCTGAGgaatctcttcctcttcttgcaTTCAAGCAGTGAAGGGGCAAGGTGGATGTAGGGTGCTTTTGTACACCCTCAGTGGACAGTGTAGCCAGTGCAGTTACACTTTCACTTGAAAGGGGTACCCTTAATTGGCCTTGAGCCAGAAACCAGGAGCTGTTTGCTGAGGAGTAGGGTGGTCACTTGGCTGCACCTTCAGATGGATCAGAAGGAATCAGCTGTTTGTTACAAGTTAATGCATCTCGATCTTTAAAGGTCGAGCAGTCACAACTCAGACCACGCATTAAAGCTCGTCCGGTGATGTTGCTTGGTGCTCAGCCAATTACTGATTATTCTCATATCCAGAAAGTTAGATAAAGGGGCGCAAGAGAGAAGTGAAATAAGTTTTGAAACTTACACGTGCTATACTTGGTTTCAGGTCAGGGACAAAACTGGAACCAAGGATTCAATAACTATTACGATCAAGGCTATGGGAATTACAATAGTGCTTACAGTGATCAGAGCTACAGTGGCTATGGAGGCTACGACTACTCTGGGTACAACTATCCCAACTATGGATATGGGCCTGGATACACAGATTACAGTGGTAAGTGGTTTTGCCCTCATTCTCGGTAACAAGAGTGTGCATCCCCTCTCTGGAACATTGCTCTTACTTGGCATATGGCTCTAAAGATGAGATCTCTTGGTGTGCTGCTGCATGTGAAGTCTCTTTCTGAGGCTGGATGTTAACGCTTGTGggttctgttttttccccacatgCTACCTCCAGGCCAACAAAGTACATATGGGAAGGCGTCCCGTGGCGGCGGCAACCACCAAAACAACTACCAGCCGTACTAAGGCAGTACCTAGTACCTGACAAACAGGTGTGTACATGGGCGCAAGCTCCACTCCGACTATCTCTAATCTAATTTAAAGATCAATAGACAAACGAAGAGTAAAAACTTGCCTAGCATGACTTTTCCTTTAATTAAGCTTTTGTTaacttaaaaaatacttttttttttaaaaccagctTTGCCTACGTGTCTATAGATCTTTAACTTTGTAAAGATGTGACTTTATCTTCTTTACTACTTCAGAAAAACATAAGAGTTTTTCTGGTTTGCGTTGTGTACCAGGTGGTCTAGAGGAATAATTAAACTTATTAGAAGTATTAACAGGTAAAGTACTGAAATGGGTACAACTTAAGGAAAACAAGAATGTTGTCTTCTAACTCTGACATTATACCTTGTTTGTACCCGCCAGCGGGAACTTCATTGCAGGCCGTGTGTCACCCTGACCACGTCTATCTCTGGGGTCGCACGTTGCAGGCAGAGCGCAAGGCATACACCAGAAAACGCTGTCCTGTGGTATGGTCTCTTCCAACTTCATGTACCAGCGTAAAGATTAAAGTGGAAAACTTCAGactttggcttctttttttaatcttttttggAGATTAAGTGTCTTTAACTTAAATGGTTTTTTACAGGAGTTAAAGTACATAAATGCCTTTACAGCTTAATCATTTGGTCTTCTGTTTAGTGTTGTATTTCAATTGTGGAACCTCATTTTAAATGTGCATTCTTTAAGATTTTAatgcttgcttttttctttttatagctAATAGTGAAATCTGCAAACCAAAACGAACTTTTAAATCTGGATAAACATTAAAGATCATATGCATATGGACTGTCTGAACTAAAGCGACCTGACTTGTGTTGCACATAAGTCGTTTAGTTGTATAAACGAATAATCAGAAAGCCGTTTGGCAGTGTTTCCAATGGAAAAGAAGGAGATCCAGAGCCTGCTTACTTGTCTAAGTTGGGTGGTTGTTGTTTTGGAGCAGCCTCCTAGATGGGCTGTATGGCAATAAttgggaaaataaattactgaTGGGTAACTAAACAAACCTCTTGCGTTACCTTAATAAATATGCATATGATCTTTAACAGTGACGAAAGGAATATATAGAAGACTTAAAGCAGTTCATGAAAATGGACCTTTTAACAATTCTGTAGTAACTGTCACAGATCTGACATGCATTTTGTCTTGATTTTTTAGGTAGAGATACTGCAACAAAAAGCCATCTTGCAACGCATTGTGAGTGAATGGAGGGTGGTCTTCGTGAGAGAAAATGACTATTTTGTAAAAGACTTTTAGTGTATGACACAACTGTGTCCAACTGTACATAGCGGCCGACTAGTTTTCTTTTATggtttttactttctttttgcCATTCATGTTATGACACAATGTGGACTTGTGTTTATACAAACTTTATTTGTATAATTTCATGTTAAAAGATTCTCTAATAAATGCTTACTTAAGTGAGTGTGTAGTCTTGCTGTCACCTTAAAGTGGTGTAACTATAGTTGTACTTGGATAGGAAGGCAGGTACCTTTCTGGAGATCAGGGTTACTGTGAGAACAGGTCCATACACCCCATTCTTCGTCCTCATCTGTTCTGAGAGCACCGGAGTGCTTGGAATTAGCACCACTGTAGAAGACGGCAGAGTCACGTCCTGCCCTTTGCAGCAGTGAGGAGAAAGTGGTCTGTGGCACAAGGCTGCCAGTTCTGTACATCTCGGGGGGGATCTAGAACTATAGCAGCACCTTTTGAATGCTGATAGCACTGCTTGAGGAGTTGAAACTTTTCAAGGTTTTCAAGCACTTAAAACCTCAAGTATTCTAGAACTTAGCTTAATTACTTTCCTACACCACTTCTATTCCAATTCCCAGCAGGACATTACAAGTTATTTAGGGTcagcaattattttctgtacAACTTGGTGCAAGTTAAATGCTGTAGTGGACTCTTCTCACCTGCATCAGAAAACAGGTTTCCCAGCTAGTGCATGCTTGCAAGCAACAACTAAAAGCCTGAGTGGCTGACTCCTGGTGAAAGAGCACTGCATTAACCCAGCACATTCCTGGATCAGGAGAGTAGTTGGGATGGGTAAAGGAGCATATGCCTTTTGTCTGCAGCAAAGGGATTGTAGCAGTCTGCCTGAAGGTTCGTTGTTTCTCAGCACAAACACCTAGTAAAGCATCAAAATAAACCTTGCTTATTAAAGCTCACTGATGTCACTGACTACAGACTGAAGAATCAGCAAGAAGCCACAGCAGTATCTGAGTTTATGTGCTGCATTCATGAGTGCAGCTGGATCTAGCACTGTCCTCAGCAactgaggggctgagggagacCTGTGCCACAAGGCCATGGCTCCATTGCTACAGTGGTTTGTTAAAACACAAAGCCCCGCTAAGAGCCAAGTTTTACTTCAATCTGTGATCCTCCCTCTCCACTTGGCCCTAGTGCAGtgcagctgtgtccagctcttgGCTCCTCAGCTCAAGAAAGGCAAGGGGCTCTTAGAGACGATCCAGtgaagggccacaaagatgatggggctggagcatctctcttatgaggagAGACCGTGGAAGTTTGACCTGTTTAGTCTAGACAGGACTGAAGGGGATCCCAGCAATGCACataaatatctcaaaggcaGGTGCtaagaggatggtgccagacaCTTTTCAGTGCTGTCA
Encoded proteins:
- the HNRNPDL gene encoding heterogeneous nuclear ribonucleoprotein D-like, producing MEDSTEMSGGQEEFAEGSKINASKNQQDDGKMFIGGLSWDTSKKDLTEYLSRFGEVVDCTIKTDPVTGRSRGFGFVLFKDAASVEKVLELKEHKLDGKLIDPKRAKALKGKEPPKKVFVGGLSPDTSEEQIKEYFGAFGEIENIELPMDTKTNERRGFCFITYTDEEPVKKLLESRYHQIGSGKCEIKVAQPKEVYRQQQQQQKGGKSNSSGGRGGGRGRGRGQGQNWNQGFNNYYDQGYGNYNSAYSDQSYSGYGGYDYSGYNYPNYGYGPGYTDYSGQQSTYGKASRGGGNHQNNYQPY